Sequence from the Seonamhaeicola sp. ML3 genome:
TGCTTCTACTTTGGCAATAGAGTCCAATTGGCGCTGTTCTCGTAAAGCCGCCTCTCGTTTGCGGGCTTCTTCCTGCTCATAGGCTATTCGTTTGCGCTCAGCTGCTTCTACTTTGGCTAAAGAATCCAATCGGCGCTGTTCTTGTAAGGCTGCTTCTCGTTTGCGAGCTTGTTCCTGCTCATGGGCAATACGTTTGCGCTCAGCTGCTTCTACTTTGGCTAAAGAATCCAATCGGCGTTGCTCTCTTAAGGCTTCTTCACGTTTGCGGGCCTGTTCCTGCTCATAGGCAATACGTTTGCGCTCTGCTGCTTCTACTTTGGCAATAGAGTCCAATTGGCGCTGTTCTCGTAAAGCCGCCTCTCGTTTGCGGGCTTCTTCCTGCTCGTAGGCAATTCGTTTACGTTCAGCTGCTTCTACTTTGGCAATAGAGTCCAATCGGCGTTGTTCTCGTAAAGCCGCCTCTCGTTTGCGGGCTTCTTCCTGCTCGTAGGCAATTCGTTTACGTTCAGCTGCTTCTACTTTGGCAATAGAGTCCAATCGGCGTTGCTCTCGTAAAGCCGCCTCTCGTTTGCGGGCTTCTTCCTGCTTGTAGGCAATTCGTTTACGTTCAGCTGCTTCTACTTTGGCAATAGAGTCCAATCGGCGTTGTTCTCGTAAAGCCGCCTCTCGTTTGCGGGCTTCTTCCTGCTTGTAGGCAATTCGTTTACGTTCAGCTGCTTCTACCTTTGATATAGAGTCCAATCGGCGTTGCTCTCGTAAAGCCGCTTCTCGTTTGCGGGCCTGTTCCTGCTCATATGCGATTCGTTTGCGCTCAGCTGCTTCTGCATTAGCTATGGAGTCCAATCGGCGTTGTTCAGCTTTTTCTTTTTCAATTTTTTCTTTATTGACAATCTGATATATTTTTTTCCTTCTCTCAGCTTCTTCCTTCTTTCGGAGTTCTCGCTCTCTGTCCTGAAAGTCATAATAAAGATCTTCTAATTCGTCGTTAACTATAAGGTCTTCTATGGTGACTATACCTATCCAATCCTTAAATTTAACCTTGTAGTTGTCATTTCCTAAATAACCAATTACAGTACACTTTTGGTTCTCCTTAAATTCTGTGATTGGCTTAATTAACTCATTAATACTTTTATCTATACTAGTGTATAAAGTACCTTCCTGAGAAAAACGAGTGGATATACTTGCTTCCTGTGCAGAAATACCAGAACAGAAAACAATAAAAAAAATGTAAAAACAAAATTTATTGACCATAATACGAAAGTACCATAGAACGGCACCACAGTTAAGTTTTTAATTTATTAGAATTTAGGGCTATAAAATTAAAAATATAAACTACTTAAATATAAGTGTTTAACTCTAAAATAAAACTTTTTTTATAAAAAAACCCATAAACAATATATGGGTAATAAATTCTTATTTGAAAAAAGCTAATCATGTATTAGCTAACTTTCTGTTTTTGTTTCATTTTTTCCAACAACAAAAGCTCTTTTTGAATTTCTTCTTTACGTTCATTGAACTTGCGAAGCTTTTCATCTCTTATCTCTTGGTTTCTGATACGCTGCTTTCTTTTTTGCTCCTCTTTCTCTAACTCTCGCTTTTGAGCTCTTCTTTGCTTAATCTTTTCCATTGCTACAGAGAAGTATGCAAATCCATACATACTTAAAAACAACAAAGTAATGATACCTAATATTATATAACCGTTATCCATGTGCTATTGCTATTAATTTGTTTTACAGGATTTTAATCTAAAAAAAACCTAATTATTGTTAAAGATAAAAAAAACAGACTTCTCGAATAAAATAAAAAAGGTGAAGTACTGAAAAAGTAGTTATAACGTATAACAACCCTGGATAACCTTTTCTAAAAAAGCCAATCTAAACATACAATTGTTTAGGTCTAAATTAAAAGAAAAGCAACAAACTTGATATTCTAATTTTATTCTGTAGAAATAGTAAAATCCTTTTCTTTCCAACTTAAAAAACCACCTTTAAGGTCATAGATTTTTTTAAAACCAAGTGTTTTGAACACCTTTACACTTTTAGCACTTCGTTTACCAGAACGACAATAAATGTAAACTGGTTTTTCCTTATCTAAACGCTTTTCTATTAGACTTCTAAAATTAGTAGAAAAAAAATTGATATTAATGCTTCCTGCTATATGTCCTGCTCTAAATTCCTTTGAAGTTCTAACATCCACCAATTGTATATCTTCATTGTTGATGATATCGTTTAAATCCTTTGGTGAAATCTTTATAACACCGTCATCATATGAGGATTGTTTACACCCTGTTGTGGAAAAACTGAAAAGCGAACAAATCAAAACTAGTAGCTGTTTCATGGTTATTCCATATCAACAACTTCTCCGGTCCAATCTAACATTCCTCCCTCGAGGTTATAAGCATTCTCAAACCCTAATTCTTCCATAATAACACATGCTTGACCGCTCCTGTTCCCCGAGCGACAATAAACATAGTAATTCTTACTTTTATCTAACTCGTCAATCTTATCAACAAACTCATCTCCTAGATAAAAATCAATATGTATTGCATTGGGTATAATACCTTCGGTTACTTCCGCATCGGTTCTTACATCAAGAACAACCGCTTTATCGTCAGCCGCTAATTGTTCTGCCCATTCTTCTTGTGTTAAATCTTCCATATATTTATGTGAATTAATTATGAATACAAAATTAGTACTTCTTATTCTATAGACGAAAAAAAACTGAAGCATTACACTTCAGTTTTCAATAATGTTTAATTGTTTTATTTATACTTTAATAGAGCACCCAATAGCTTTAGTTTCTTTTTCAGGAACTTCTTTACCATCTATTAGAGCATCTACGGCATTTTCAACATACTTTGTAGTAACCGCAGAGGCATCTTTATAATTATTATCAATAGCTCCAATATACTTTACAAATAAACTACCATCAATTTTAGACAAAACAAAGACATGTGGTGTTTTAGTCGCTCCGAACTTCGGAAAAACAGTTTGTCCCTCATCTATCAAGTAAGGAAATGTAAACCCTTTATCTTGGGCTCTTTGTTTCATAGCCTCTAAATTGTCTCCTGGCTTTATACTCGTATTATTAGGCATAATGGCAATTACAGGATATCCTTTTGATGCATATTTCTTGTCTAACTCAATAATACGATCTTCGTACATAACAGCATACGGACAGGTATTACATGTGAAGGTTACAATAAAACCTTTGGCATCTTTGTAATCTGATAAAGAAACCATATTTCCGTCTATGTTTCTAAGAGAAAAATCTTCTGCGACATCCCCTATCTTATAACCAGTATCCAAATCATTATTTGGAGCGGTAAATGCAGTAACTAAAATGGCCACAAAAGCCACTGTAAATAATTTAATTGTTTTGCTCATTTTATTTTAGTTTAAAAATTTCTTTAAAGCTTCTTCCAACTCGGTATAGTTGAATGACTGTTCATAAAAACTACTTTTTTCATCGTTGATAATAATCGTTGCTGGAATAGAACCAGACCAATCCTGATTTATTTGAGGTATCCAACGATTTGAATCTGGATCATCTAATACCAACACTTTAGATTTTAAATCTCTTTCTTTAATAAACGGTTTTAATTTAGATTCGTATTGGTGTGGAAAGTCTAAGCTAACCAGTAAAACCTCAACATTTTTGTCTTTATATTTTGCTCCCAATTGTTCAAAATAAGGTAATTCTTTTACACAAGGCTTACACCATGTAGCCCAAAAATTAATCACGTGTATCTTTCCATCGTTCTTTGATAATAGAGGTTTTAATCCATCATAATCATAAATCTCTAATTCAACATCATTATAAATAGCTTTATTTTCAGGTAATGCTTCGCTTGTTACTTGTTTAACTGTATCTTTCTTCTGGTTGTTACAACTTAATAGTGTAAGAACCGCAATGAATACTAACTTTAACTTCATAAGCATAAAAATAATGATTCCTTCTTTCAACTAAACATATTTAACAATCTTTTAGACAAAAAAGACAATAAACTATTGCTTAATTATTTTTTCATTTTTATATTTGTGCTTCGAAGATTAAAATCAATGAAAAACAATTTAAATAATACTTGGTGGTGGTGCTCTCGAAACTAAAATTCGTGAAGTAAAATCCTAGTATATTTAAAATCTAAAATATCAAAAGGCTTGTCATTCACGACAAGCCTTTTTTATGTTAACAATGGAAAAATTTAGCCTTTATACACACCATAAACGCATTTTAACAGACACCATCACACCTGTTTCAGTGTATTACAAAATTAGAGACAAATACCCTAATAGTATTCTATTAGAAAGTGGGGACTACCACAGAAATCACAAGAATTTCTCATACATCTGTTTTAACCCTATAGCAACAATAAAAATTGAAAATGAGGTTATAGAACAGACCTTCCCCGACGGTAGTTCATCAACATTAGAGATTACACCCGAAGTAGATGTTGTGGATGAAATATACAAGTTTACCAAACGTTTTGATGTGTCTTCTGAAGAAAATTTCAAGTTCATCAACAATGGAATTTTTGGTTATACTGCCTACGATGCTGTTAGATATTTTGAAGATATTGAAATTGGGAAAAAGGAAAATTCAATTAATATTCCAGATGTCTATTATGCGGTTTATCAAAATATCATCGCTATAAATCATTTTAAAAATGAGGCGTACATATTTGCCCATTGTTTTGATGGCGTAGAAAGTAACATTGATGTAATAGATAAACTTATAAACATACAAAACTTTGCGTCGTTTAATTTTAATGCTAAAGGAGACATTACTTCTAATTTAACGGATGAAGAGTTTCTTCAGCACGTAGATTATGCAAAAAAACACTGTGCAAGAGGCGATGTTTTTCAATTGGTGCTATCGAGAAGTTTTTCTCAAGAGTTTACCGGTGATGATTTTAATGTATACAGAGCCCTAAGGAGTATAAACCCTTCTCCCTACCTGTTCTATTTTGATTATGGCAACTTTAAAATCATGGGAAGTTCTCCTGAAGCCCAACTTATAGTTAGTGACGGTTTAGCAGAAATTCATCCCATTGCTGGAACATTTAGACGTACAGGTGATGATGATAAAGATGCCATCTTAGCTGATAAATTAGTTAAAGACGAAAAGGAAAATGCAGAGCATGTAATGCTTGTGGACCTTGCAAGAAATGATTTAAGCCGCCATGGTAGCAATGTAAAAGTTGAAACCTACAGAGAGGTTCAGTTTTTCTCTCATGTAATTCATTTGGTTAGTAAAGTAACCGGACATAAACATGATACAACTTCAACTATGCAAGTTGTAGCCGATACATTTCCAGCGGGAACATTAAGTGGAGCTCCTAAACATAGAGCCATGCAACTTATTGAACAATATGAAAAAACAAGTAGAGGGTTTTATGGTGGTGCTATAGGTTTTATGGATTTTGAGGGCAATTTTAACCATGCCATCATGATTAGAACTTTTTTAAGTAAAGATTATAAACTTAATTGGCAGGCAGGCGCAGGACTGGTTTCGAAATCAAATCCTGAAAGCGAAAGACAAGAAGTTTTCAACAAATTAGGAGCGTTAAACAAAGCAATTCAATTAGCAGAAGATATATAAAGTTAGAAGTTAGAAAGTTGAGAATCAGGCTTGACATAAAAAATAAATAAGCAGAAAATCATGTCCCATATTCCGACAAAGTCGGAAGTATCAATCTGCAGAAATAATGAACGAAGGAATGGAGATGCTAAGCGAAGCTTTGAGCGCGAGATTCCGAAAGGGAATGTTCCGAAGGAATTTCCTTAGATTGATTTGATTTCCTGCCGGCAGGCAGGTTTGGTTCGTTTTGTATCAAGACAAGATGAACAAAAATAAAATAAGAAAACAACTAAATATAGATTCCTGCATTCGCAGGAATGACAAATGAAATGAAAAGAGTTTTAGTAATAGATAACTACGATAGTTTCACATATAATCTGGTTCATTATTTAGAAGATTTAAATTGTGACGTAACAGTATATAGGAATGATAAATTAGAACTTGAAGATGTTGAGGCTTTTGACAAAATAGTTTTGTCTCCAGGGCCAGGAATTCCAGATGAGGCCGGTTTATTAAAAGCCATTATAGAAAAATATGCTCCTACTAAAAGTATTTTAGGAGTTTGTTTAGGTCAACAAGCTATTGGCGAAGTTTTTGGAGGTACTTTAGTAAACCTTGATGAAGTCTATCATGGTGTTGCTACAAAAGTTGAAATTAGTGTAGATGATGAATCGATTTTCAATGGATTAGACAAAGAAATTGAAGTAGGCCGTTATCACTCTTGGGTTGTAAATGCCGATTTACCTGAAAGTTTGGAGGCGACCTCTTTTGATGCTAACGGACAAGTAATGTCTTTAAGACATAAACAATATGATGTAAAAGGCGTTCAATATCACCCAGAGTCTGTCCTAACCCCAGACGGAAAAAAAATATTAGAAAATTGGGTAAATAGTTAGCTGTTAGCTGTTAGCTGTTAGCTGTTAGCTGTTAGCTGTTAGCTGAAAAAGAGATAATAGTTTAAATGAAAAATAAATTTACAGAAAGTCAAATCCCAATTCAATTCGTAGAATTGATAGCCAAGGCGAAGAATAGATGAAGAAAAGCTCCGAAATCAGGAGAACAAAGTTCGACGCGGAGTTTTCAAATCGGTTTTTATCCCGAAAACCGGGATAAAAAATTCCTTGACTTGGATGTCCTTTTTTGATTCGTTTTTTGGACAAGCAAAAAATGAATGGGAAATAATAAAGTGTAATTTAAAATAGATTTCTGCCTTCGCAGGAATGACAAGAATGAAAGACATACTTAATAGATTAATAAACCATGAAACCATCTCTACCGAGGAGGCTAAACAGGTTATAGTTAACATATCAAATGATATGTATAACCCAAGTCAAATTGCTTGTTTTCTTTCGGTTTATATGATGCGAAGCATTACCATTGAAGAGTTACAGGGCTTTAGGGATGCTCTTCTTGAATTATGTGTAGCGGTTGACTTAAAAGACTTTGATGCTATTGATATTGTTGGTACTGGAGGTGATGGTAAAAACACCTTCAACATCTCTACCTTGTCATCGTTCATTACTGCAGGTGCCGGAATTAATGTCTCAAAGCATGGAAACTATGGCGTGTCTTCAACCTCTGGGTCCTCTAATGTTATGGAGAACCTAGGCGTTAAATTTTCTAATGACGAAGACTTTTTAAGACGTTGCTTGGACAAAGCAGGTATCTGTATTTTACATGCTCCTCTTTTTCATCCAGCCATGAAAAATGTTGCTCCAATAAGAAGAGAACTAGGTGTTAAGACTTTTTTTAATATGTTGGGGCCAATGGTTAACCCTTCATTTCCTAAAAGTCAATCACTAGGCGTATTTAACCTAGAAGTGTTGCGTCTTTATAGCTTTCTATATCAAAATACAGACAAAAACTACAGCATTGTTTATGCTTTAGACGGTTATGATGAGATCTCATTAACTGGAGAAGCGAAAATTGTTTCTAATCAAGCTGAAAAATTGTTTACACCAGAAGACTTAGGCCTAAATAAAATAAAACAAGAAGCCATCTATGGTGGAGACACTGTTGAAGATGCAGCCAAAATATTTCTAGATATTATTAGCGGTAAAGGAACTGATGCACAAAATAATGTTGTTTGTGCCAATGCAGGTTTGGCTATTGCTACCTCTAAACAGATTTCTCACAAAGAAGGCTTTGAAATAGCTAAAGAATCACTGTTATCAGGTAAAGCGAAACAAAGTTTGCATAAATTGATTGAATTAAGTAGATAAATAAGTAGGCCATTGGCAGTAAGATGGTTGACTGAAGACTGAAGACTGAAAAAATGAACATACTGGATAAAATAGTAATTGATAAACGCAAAGAAGTTGATTTAAGAAAAGGGTTAATACCTATTTCACAATTGGAGCAATCCGTATTATTTTCAAGAAATACGGTATCATTGGCTGAACGTTTAAAAAATAGTGCTTCTGGGATTATCGCAGAACACAAAAGACGATCTCCTTCAAAATCAATAATCAACAACAGTTTAAATACTCAAGATGTTGCGTCTGGTTATGAAAACGCAGGTGTTTGTGGAATGTCCGTTCTAACCGATGGAAAATATTTTGGTGGTTCTTTAGATGATTTATTAACCGCCCGAGCTAGTTGTGAATTGCCGTTATTAAGAAAAGAATTCATTATTGATGAATATCAAATTCTTGAAGCTAAAGCTTACGGTGCTGATGTCATTTTATTAATAGCTGCCATTTTAACCAGAGAAGAAATAAAACAGTTTTCTGAATTTGCTAAAAGCTTAAACCTCAATGTACTTTTAGAAGTACACAACGAAGAAGAATTGCAGAAGTCCATAATGCCAAGTTTGGATATGCTTGGCGTTAACAATAGAAACCTCAAGACTTTTGAAGTTAGCTTAGAAACAAGTAAATCTTTAAGTAGCATTATTCCAGATGACTTTGTAAAAGTATCAGAAAGTGGAATTAGTAATGTAAATGCTATTAAGGAGTTGCAACCTTACGGTTACAAAGGATTTCTAATTGGGGAAAACTTTATGAAAACAGATAACCCAGGGGCTAGCGCCACAGAATTTATAAAAGAACTAGAGCTATGAAAATAAAGATTTGTGGAATGAAATATCAAGATAACATTGAGCAAGTTGCTGCACTGCAACCTGATTATCTTGGTTTTATTTTTTATGAAAAAACACCTAGGCACTTTGATACTAAGATTCCTGAAATTTCTAGTGATATAAAAAAAATCGGTGTTTTTGTAAATGAAAATTTAAATACGGTCATTGAAAAAATCAATGAATTCGATTTACAAGCTGTTCAATTGCATGGAGAAGAAGCGCCTTACTATTGTAATATGCTCAGAACAACTACACTTTTATCTAAACCTGTTGAAGTCATCAAGGTGTTTTCCGTTATGGATGGTTTCAATTTTAAGGTGTTAGATGAATATGAGGATGTTTGTGATTACTATTTATTCGATACTAAAGGAAAACTTCCAGGTGGTAATGGTTATAGGTTCGACTGGAGTCTTCTAAACGATTACCCATCAACCAAACCCTTCTTTTTAAGTGGTGGTATTGGTATAGATGAAGTCGAAGACATTAAGAAATTTAAAGCCAGTGATGCTTCTAAATATTGTTATAGTCTTGATGTTAATAGCAAATTTGAATTAGAACCTGGACTTAAAAATGTTGGCGTTTTAAGAGAGTTTATAAACAAACTTAGTAATAACAAAAAAATGCAAGAATATAATGTAGACGAAAGAGGGTATTATGGTGATTTTGGAGGAGCGTTTATACCCGAAATGCTATATCCTAATGTAGAGGAATTGAGGCAAAATTACCTCAAAATCATGGCAGAACCAGACTTTAAAAAGGAGTTTGACCAACTTTTAAAAGACTATGTTGGTAGACCTTCTCCCTTGTATTTTGCCAAACGACTTTCGGAAAAGTATAACACAAAAATTTACCTTAAGCGAGAAGACCTGAATCATACGGGTGCACACAAAATCAACAATACCATTGGGCAAATCTTAATGGCAAAACGATTGGGTAAAAAGAGGATTATTGCTGAAACGGGTGCTGGACAACATGGTGTTGCCACAGCTACTGTATGCGCTTTAATGGGACTAGAGTGCATCGTTTATATGGGTGAAATTGATATTGCACGCCAGGCACCAAATGTTGCCAGAATGAAAATGTTAGGCTCTAAAGTAGTTCCTGCCCTATCAGGAAGTAGAACATTAAAAGATGCCACCAATGAAGCTATCCGTGATTGGATTAATAATCCTGTAAATACACATTATATCATTGGATCAGCCATTGGCCCTCACCCCTATCCAGATATGGTAACGAGATTTCAATCAGTTATTTCTGAAGAAATTAAATGGCAACTAAAAGAACAAGAAGGACGTGAAAATCCTGATTATGTTGCAGCTTGTATTGGAGGCGGTAGTAATGCTGCCGGTACTTACTATCATTTTCTACATGAAGAGAGTGTAAAAATTATTGCAGTTGAAGCAGCAGGTCTTGGTGTTGATTCTGGTGAAAGTGCCGCCACTTCGGTTTTAGGAAAAGAAGGTATTATTCATGGATGTAAAACCTTATTAATGCAAACTAACGACGGACAGATTACGGAACCTTATTCAATTTCAGCAGGTTTAGATTACCCCGGAGTTGGGCCGATGCATGCACATCTAGCTAAAACAGAACGTGCAGAATTCATATCTATAACAGATGATGATGCTATGAAGGCAGGATTAGAACTTTGCGAATTAGAAGGTATAATTCCCGCTATTGAAAGCTCTCATGCTTTTGCTATTTTCAAACAAAAGCAATTTAAGCCAGATGATGTTGTGGTCATGTGCCTATCAGGACGTGGCGATAAAGATTTACAGAATTATATTGATTATTTTAAGATATAGATTTATGGCGTTACTACAAGGGTCGAGCTTTCTCGAAAAGTTTTTCCTTAGCGGAGTTTAAGAGCTCTCTTTGAGTAGCTCCAATAATCGCTCAATCCCTTGCAGGCGCAAGAGTTTAGAAAATTGAAAAACAATTTAGAACTATAAAAAGTATTTAGCAAAAGGGCGAGTCCCGATTTCCGATGGAATCGGAATCATCAAAAACCAGAAATAATGAACGAAAGAGTGAAGATGCGAAGCAAAGCTTCAAGCACGAAACTCTGAAAGTGAATGATGCTATAGCAATTTCCTATTTTTGATTTGATTTTTTGGTTCGTTTTGCATCAAGGCAAAAATGAACAAAGCAAACATAAAAAAAGTATAATTTAAAATAGATTCCTGCCTCCGCAGGAATGACAGAAAAAATGAATCGTATACAAGAAAAGCTAAAGGAAGACAAAAAACTGCTTTCAATATACTTTACAGCAGGATACCCTAACTTAGATGAGACCGTTAAAATCATTCAAGATTTAGAAAAAAGTGGAGTCGACATGATAGAAATAGGCCTACCATTTAGTGACCCATTAGCAGATGGACCAACAATTCAAGATAGCTCAACACAGGCTTTGAAAAATGGTATGACCACTGAAGTTCTGTTCAATCAGCTAAAAGACATTAGGAAGTCGGTTAATATTCCTTTAATCATAATGGGATATTTTAATCCTATGTTACAATATGGTGTTGAAGATTTCTGTAAAAAATGTCAAGAGATTGGTATTGATGGTTTAATCATTCCTGATTTACCTGTAGACGTTTATCACGAGGAATATCAATCCACTTTTGAAAAATACGGGTTAATAAATGTATTCTTAATTACACCTCAAACCAGTGATGAGCGCATTAAATTTATCGATTCAGTTTCAAACGGTTTTATTTATATGGTAAGCAGTGCAAGTACAACTGGCGCAAAGTCTGGCTTTGGAGACGAGCAAACCGAATATTTTGAACGAATCGATAACCTTAATTTAAACAACCCACAAATTGTTGGTTTCGGAATCAGCAACAATAATACTTTTACAGCTGCAACCAAATACGCTAAAGGCGCTATTATTGGGAGTGCATTTGTTAAACATGTTACGAATGAGGGTACTGATAACATTCACTCTTTTGTCAAAAGTATTTTAGAATAGGTTAATTAATATTAATTGGCTATATTTGGTAAACCAATTTGGTAAACCAAATATATGTTTAGATTAAAGTTCCAATTATTTTCCTTATTGCTAGTTTTTTTTGTCTCTAAAACTTCTTATTCCCAAATAGTTTTAGATGCTGATGGACCAGGAAACACCTACGAATTAATCACTTCGGTATTAGCTCCAGGTTATAACCCTATTGAAGTCCCTGATTGTAATCACGGAACTTTTGCTAGACATATTGATGAAGTATACGACAGTGATTTAAATGATAATGTTTTCAGATTTCACATTCATGTTACAGATGATGATGACCGCTGCATTAATTTCGACCGACAAAGAAACGAGATTAAATCTTATGATAAATCTCCTGATAACCTCAAGGCTGTTGAAGGGGAAACGGTAATATATAAATGGAAGTTTAAACTAGATGCTGGATTTCAGGCTTCTCCTAACTTTACTCATTTACATCAGTTAAAATCTGTTGGAGGGCTTTATTCTAGCATGCCAATGTACACGCTTACAGCACGAAAAGCCACACCAGATAGAATAGAGTTACGTTATGCAGAAACTAACTCTCAAACGACTTTAATACAAACTGATATCGCACCTTTTAAAGGTGTATGGGTAGAAGCAACAGAGACCATAAAATTTGGTACAAACTCAAGCCCTAACGCTGGCACATATTCGCTAGAATTAAAGAAAGTTAGCAATCAAACGGTTTTGTTGTCCTATTCTGATAATGCCACAAAGAATTGGCAAACAGATGCAGATTTTGTTCGCCCTAAATGGGGTATTTATAGAAGCTTAAACAATTCGCAAGACTTAAGAGATGAAGAAGTTCTTTTTGCTAATTTCAGCATTGAAGAAGTTTCAAGTTTAAGCATCGACAACACCATTACATCTTCTTTCAAACTACATCCCAATCCAGTTAAAAACTTGTTACATATTGAAAACTTAAATGGACTAAACTTAAATTCAGTGATTATCAATGATTCACTTGGAAAGCGAGTTCTAAAGATAAATGCATATAACAAGAAACCAATAGATATTTCTAACTTCCCTGCTGGCATTTACTTTATTATCTTGAAAGCAAAAAACAATATAATTAGCAGAAAAAAAATTGTTAAAATTTAAGTTTTAAAACAATCAATCCTTAACTTCACTATTCTGTAAAAACAGAATAAAATGCCTGCTGAAAAAATTTCTATATTTTGGTTTAGAAGAGATTTAAGACTTGAGGATAACACCGCTCTAACTCACGCCTTAAATTCGGAATACCCCGTGCTACCTATTTTCATTTTTGATGATGGGATTTTAAATGAATTAGATAAAGATGATGCCAGAGTCAACTTTATCCACTCCACTTTATCTTCAATTTCTTCGAAAATAAATAAAGAATTTGGCGGTTCACTTTATGTTTTAAAAGGTACACCTTTAGAGCAATGGCAATTCCTTCTTGAAAACTATGACATACAAGGTGTTTATGCAAACGAGGATTACGAACCCTATGC
This genomic interval carries:
- a CDS encoding rhodanese-like domain-containing protein gives rise to the protein MKQLLVLICSLFSFSTTGCKQSSYDDGVIKISPKDLNDIINNEDIQLVDVRTSKEFRAGHIAGSININFFSTNFRSLIEKRLDKEKPVYIYCRSGKRSAKSVKVFKTLGFKKIYDLKGGFLSWKEKDFTISTE
- a CDS encoding rhodanese-like domain-containing protein — protein: MEDLTQEEWAEQLAADDKAVVLDVRTDAEVTEGIIPNAIHIDFYLGDEFVDKIDELDKSKNYYVYCRSGNRSGQACVIMEELGFENAYNLEGGMLDWTGEVVDME
- a CDS encoding thioredoxin family protein, with product MSKTIKLFTVAFVAILVTAFTAPNNDLDTGYKIGDVAEDFSLRNIDGNMVSLSDYKDAKGFIVTFTCNTCPYAVMYEDRIIELDKKYASKGYPVIAIMPNNTSIKPGDNLEAMKQRAQDKGFTFPYLIDEGQTVFPKFGATKTPHVFVLSKIDGSLFVKYIGAIDNNYKDASAVTTKYVENAVDALIDGKEVPEKETKAIGCSIKV
- a CDS encoding TlpA family protein disulfide reductase, translating into MKEGIIIFMLMKLKLVFIAVLTLLSCNNQKKDTVKQVTSEALPENKAIYNDVELEIYDYDGLKPLLSKNDGKIHVINFWATWCKPCVKELPYFEQLGAKYKDKNVEVLLVSLDFPHQYESKLKPFIKERDLKSKVLVLDDPDSNRWIPQINQDWSGSIPATIIINDEKSSFYEQSFNYTELEEALKKFLN
- a CDS encoding anthranilate synthase component I family protein produces the protein MEKFSLYTHHKRILTDTITPVSVYYKIRDKYPNSILLESGDYHRNHKNFSYICFNPIATIKIENEVIEQTFPDGSSSTLEITPEVDVVDEIYKFTKRFDVSSEENFKFINNGIFGYTAYDAVRYFEDIEIGKKENSINIPDVYYAVYQNIIAINHFKNEAYIFAHCFDGVESNIDVIDKLINIQNFASFNFNAKGDITSNLTDEEFLQHVDYAKKHCARGDVFQLVLSRSFSQEFTGDDFNVYRALRSINPSPYLFYFDYGNFKIMGSSPEAQLIVSDGLAEIHPIAGTFRRTGDDDKDAILADKLVKDEKENAEHVMLVDLARNDLSRHGSNVKVETYREVQFFSHVIHLVSKVTGHKHDTTSTMQVVADTFPAGTLSGAPKHRAMQLIEQYEKTSRGFYGGAIGFMDFEGNFNHAIMIRTFLSKDYKLNWQAGAGLVSKSNPESERQEVFNKLGALNKAIQLAEDI
- a CDS encoding aminodeoxychorismate/anthranilate synthase component II, whose translation is MKRVLVIDNYDSFTYNLVHYLEDLNCDVTVYRNDKLELEDVEAFDKIVLSPGPGIPDEAGLLKAIIEKYAPTKSILGVCLGQQAIGEVFGGTLVNLDEVYHGVATKVEISVDDESIFNGLDKEIEVGRYHSWVVNADLPESLEATSFDANGQVMSLRHKQYDVKGVQYHPESVLTPDGKKILENWVNS
- the trpD gene encoding anthranilate phosphoribosyltransferase produces the protein MKDILNRLINHETISTEEAKQVIVNISNDMYNPSQIACFLSVYMMRSITIEELQGFRDALLELCVAVDLKDFDAIDIVGTGGDGKNTFNISTLSSFITAGAGINVSKHGNYGVSSTSGSSNVMENLGVKFSNDEDFLRRCLDKAGICILHAPLFHPAMKNVAPIRRELGVKTFFNMLGPMVNPSFPKSQSLGVFNLEVLRLYSFLYQNTDKNYSIVYALDGYDEISLTGEAKIVSNQAEKLFTPEDLGLNKIKQEAIYGGDTVEDAAKIFLDIISGKGTDAQNNVVCANAGLAIATSKQISHKEGFEIAKESLLSGKAKQSLHKLIELSR
- the trpC gene encoding indole-3-glycerol phosphate synthase TrpC, with the translated sequence MNILDKIVIDKRKEVDLRKGLIPISQLEQSVLFSRNTVSLAERLKNSASGIIAEHKRRSPSKSIINNSLNTQDVASGYENAGVCGMSVLTDGKYFGGSLDDLLTARASCELPLLRKEFIIDEYQILEAKAYGADVILLIAAILTREEIKQFSEFAKSLNLNVLLEVHNEEELQKSIMPSLDMLGVNNRNLKTFEVSLETSKSLSSIIPDDFVKVSESGISNVNAIKELQPYGYKGFLIGENFMKTDNPGASATEFIKELEL
- the trpB gene encoding tryptophan synthase subunit beta, with amino-acid sequence MQEYNVDERGYYGDFGGAFIPEMLYPNVEELRQNYLKIMAEPDFKKEFDQLLKDYVGRPSPLYFAKRLSEKYNTKIYLKREDLNHTGAHKINNTIGQILMAKRLGKKRIIAETGAGQHGVATATVCALMGLECIVYMGEIDIARQAPNVARMKMLGSKVVPALSGSRTLKDATNEAIRDWINNPVNTHYIIGSAIGPHPYPDMVTRFQSVISEEIKWQLKEQEGRENPDYVAACIGGGSNAAGTYYHFLHEESVKIIAVEAAGLGVDSGESAATSVLGKEGIIHGCKTLLMQTNDGQITEPYSISAGLDYPGVGPMHAHLAKTERAEFISITDDDAMKAGLELCELEGIIPAIESSHAFAIFKQKQFKPDDVVVMCLSGRGDKDLQNYIDYFKI